From one Anoplolepis gracilipes chromosome 8, ASM4749672v1, whole genome shotgun sequence genomic stretch:
- the Gluprors gene encoding bifunctional glutamate/proline--tRNA ligase — MVLSLFIDSVSSEIELLIVTEIIKAENDKRINISFKDGVKRNACLYDNDELLAEGCFEINRYLARTINTDLYGGISANERTAIDHWMLFAIEKLTNVSNIKENLSRLDCVLLTCTWLVNKRLTLADIHIFSALLNQQYMKHYGNDFGNITRWYKHMESLCFVKNSLSVIENSRSNSRAKDIIPENEKVTAKQTKTKKQEGKFVDLPGAEMGKVVVRFPPEASGYLHIGHAKAALLNQYYAETFKGTFIMRFDDTNPEKETVEFEKAILQDLKLLQIKSDKFTHTSDYFEILEEYCTTLIERELAYVDDTPACIMMEERSKKLQSQNRNNSVDTNLSLWNQMRCGTEKGLQCCVRAKIDYQSTNGCLRDPTIYRCKLEPHPRTGTKYKVYPTYDFACPIVDAIENVTHTLRTTEYHDRESQFYWIINALGLRCPIIWEYSRLNMTYTVLSKRKLTWFVNEGLVDGWNDPRMPTVRGILRRGMTVEGLKQFIIAQGSSKSVVFMEWDKIWAFNKKVIDPVAVRYTALDYDKVVTVHVINAVEEWLDVQNHPKDPSLGTKRVRISPEILIHIDDARKLVRGENATFINWGNLMIEKIHYMADGNICHVTARLNLTDKNYKNTLKITWIAAPLRNSSVKSEEVTQLNPIKCYAVYFNHIMDVAVLGKDDNFKNFVAKDTRKELKMWGETEMKRVKKGEIIQLQRKGFFICDVPYAPTSPYSLREQPVILFHIPDGRATTPSITSAVSRNQQKDTVQHKIAVEKTENKKAGKLEEQSVNKTEKLLFDTIQYQEDKLRQLKSTYKEITGQDWELTQVTTTDIDAKRKEILEQLNKQFITIQNLNFQIDKSIIEEQMKVLLNLINDYQNAIQEEKLTEITGADLVSNTKTKEMSTKMQNYLRVLQNIVDRETKNLSNLKEEYKIVTGHDWKSSQNEAADIVTDNITSKEKELSEKIEKKYYDIVRLVDSNTDIVLIDQEIRIYENMKAEYKNLTGQMWYPLELRPTTSSDTTNKKTVKEVELSKQIIIEDQYLKQIRADKGTIGDQEEIVSNLKTKYKNATGQDWKRPEFVATVSDTVDEKSIKEISENIKKQGDVVRNLKSSKADKSIIDQEVKILLNLKAEYKNVTGQVWKPPAITSVTSSDTTNKKTVKEVELSKQIIIEDQYLKQIRADKGTIGDQEEIVSNLKTKYKNATGQDWKRSEFVATVSDTVDEKSIKEISENIKKQGDVVRNLKSSKADKSIIDQEVKILLNLKAEYKNVTGQVWKPPAITSVTSSDTTNKKTVKEIELFEKIRIQEDQVQNLKKCKADKKVIAAQVEILSNMKTKYKNATGQDWKRPEFVATVSDTVDEKSIKEISENIKKQGDVVRNLKSSKADKSLIDKEVKILLKLKLEYTNATGQEWKPVSNLEVASKNKKEDAPKSGKILQKEIAKSVTSKDTDTGKTGTRLGLEVKKEENFFDWYSQVITKSGMIEYYDVSGCYILRPWSFAIWKIIKDYIDKEITVLGVEETYFPIFVTRGVLEKEKTHIADFAPEVAWVTKCGESDLAEPIAIRPTSETVMYPAYAKWLRSDTDLPLRLNQWNNVVRWEFKDPKPFLRTREFLWQEGHTAFATKAEAEEEVLIILDMYARVYEDLLAVPVIKGRKTEKEKFAGGDYTTTVEAYISTSGRAVQGATSHHLGQNFSKMFSIQMEGIAEGDEKTFVYQNSWGLTTRTIGVMIMVHGDDKGLVLPPQVAAIQGIVIPCGITASMSAIEKETLQAECVKLVEELSRNGKFKVKGDFRNNRTPGWKFNHWELKGVPVRIELGPKDLQKNQVTFVRRDTFQKTTVKRDTVATSLDCLLKNIQAQLLCRARENLFAHVKQVENWNDFGTELNKKNLLLSPFCGEMTCEDNIKADSARENSDDEPGALSMGAKSLCIPFEQPKLEKPLDELKCIHYSCKNKAKFYTLFGRSY; from the exons ATTGACTAATGTATCAAACATTAAGGAAAATTTAAGTCGTCTCGATTGTGTATTATTAACATGCACATGGCTGGTCAACAAAAGATTAACATTGGCTGATATTCACATATTTTCGGCTTTACTAAATCAACaatatatgaaacattatGGAAATGATTTTGGTAACATTACTAGATGGTATAAGCATATGGAATCACTTTGTTTTGTTAagaactcattgtcagtcatAGAAAATTCTAGAAGCAATTCTCGAGCAAAGGATATAATTCCTGAAAACGAAAAAGTTACTGCTaaacaaacaaaaacaaagaaaCAGGAGGGTAAATTTGTTGATTTACCTGGAGCTGAGATGGGCAaa GTAGTGGTAAGATTTCCACCTGAAGCAAGTGGTTATCTTCATATTGGTCATGCCAAAGCGGCTCTCTTAAATCAGTATTACGCCGAGACTTTTAAAGGAACATTCATAATGAGATTTGATGACACAAATCCAGAGAAGGAAACTGTAGAATTTGAAAAAGCTATATTGcaagatttaaaattgttacaaattaAATCTGATAAGTTTACTCATACTTCGGATTACTTTGAGATATTAGAAGAATATTGTACTACTCTAATCGAGAGAGAATTGGCATATGTGGATGATACCCCAGCATGTATAATGATGGAAGAACGCAGTAAAAAACTTCAATCtcaaaatagaaataaca GTGTTGATACAAATCTCTCTTTGTGGAATCAAATGAGATGTGGTACCGAGAAGGGTCTACAGTGTTGCGTTAGAGCAAAGATAGATTACCAGTCGACAAATGGGTGCCTGCGCGATCCAACAATTTATCGTTGCAAACTAGAACCTCATCCCCGTACCGGAACTaagtataa gGTGTACCCTACTTATGATTTTGCCTGTCCAATTGTCGACGCTATTGAGAATGTTACTCACACTCTGCGTACAACAGAATATCACGACAGAGAGTCTCAATTTTACTGGATAATCAATGCCTTAGGACTGCGTTGTCCGATTATATGGGAATATTCACGCTTAAACATGACTTACACAGTATTATCTAAACGGAAATTAACGTGGTTCGTAAACGAAGGTTTAGTCGACGGATGGAACGATCCGCGTATGCCGACTGTGAGAGGTATTCTAAGACGAGGAATGACAGTCGAAGGTTTGAAACAATTCATCATTGCGCAGGGTAGCTCTAAGTCTGTAGTCTTCATGGAATGGGACAAGATATGGGCTTTCAACAAAAAAGTCATCGATCCGGTCGCGGTCAg atatactGCATTGGATTACGATAAAGTGGTAACAGTTCATGTAATAAATGCTGTTGAAGAGTGGTTGGACGTACAAAATCATCCTAAAGATCCTTCTCTAGGAACCAAACGAGTGCGAATAAGTCCtgaaatattgatacataTAGATGACGCTAGGAAATTAGTTAGGGGAGAGAATGCAACTTTTATCAATTGGGGCAATttaatgatagaaaaaatacattacatGGCGGACGGTAATATTTGTCATGTAACGGCACGATTAAATCTGAcggataaaaattacaaaaacacATTAAAGATTACATGGATAGCTGCACCATTAAGAAATAGTTCAGTCAAATCTGAAGAAGTAACACAATTAAATCCAATAAAGTGTTATgctgtttattttaatcatattatggATGTAGCAGTCTTGGGCAAAGATGACAATTTTAAGAACTTTGTTGCCAAGGATACAAGG aaagagCTTAAAATGTGGGGTGAAACAGAAATGAAACGTGTGAAGAAAGGAGAAATAATTCAGCTTCAAAGAAAGGGCTTCTTTATTTGTGATGTTCCTTATGCACCTACAAGTCCTTATTCATTACGTGAACAACCTGTTATACTATTTCATATACCTGACGGACGCGCGACAACGCCTTCTATTACGTCTGCTGTATCACGTAACCAACAA aaagataCAGTACAGCACAAGATAGCGGTTGAAAAAACTGAAAACAAGAAAGCTGGAAAATTAGAAGAACAAAGCGTCAATAAAACGGAAAAACTTTTGTTTGATACAATACAATATCAAGAGGATAAACTGAGACAACTAAAAAGCACGTATAAAGAGATAACTGGACAAGATTGGGAGTTAACTCAAGTCACAACTACTGATATTgatgcaaaaagaaaagaaatattagaacaattaaataaacaattcatTACAATACAAAATCTGAACTTTCAAATCGACAAGAGCATTATCGAGGAGCAAATGAAAGTTCTCCTGAACTTAATAAATGACTACCAAAATGCCATTCAAGAGGAGAAATTAACTGAGATTACAGGCGCCGATCTTGTTAGTAATACAAAAACGAAAGAAATGTCTACAAAAATGCAGAATTACTTGCGAGTTTTACAGAACATTGTTGATCGAGAAACAAAAAacctttcaaatttaaaagaagagtataaaatagtgaCAGGTCACGATTGGAAATCATCTCAGAATGAAGCTGCTGATATTGTTACCGACAATATAACAAGTAAGGAAAAAGAATTGTCTgaaaaaatagagaagaaaTATTACGACATAGTACGACTCGTGGACTCAAACACCGATATAGTTCTCATTGATCaagaaataagaatttatgaaAACATGAAAGCcgagtataaaaatttaactggTCAAATGTGGTATCCACTTGAACTTAGACCAACTACTAGTAGTGATACAACAAACAAGAAAACTGTTAAAGAAGTTGAATTAtccaaacaaataataattgaagatCAATATTTAAAGCAAATAAGAGCCGACAAGGGGACTATCGGGGATCAAGAGGAAATTGTCTCGAACTTGAAAACCAAGTATAAAAATGCAACTGGTCAAGATTGGAAACGACCTGAATTTGTTGCAACTGTTAGTGATACAGTAGATGAGAAatctattaaagaaatatctgaaaatataaaaaagcaagGCGATGTAGTACGAAATTTAAAGAGCTCAAAAGCCGACAAGAGTATCATTGATCAAGAAGTAAAAATTCTCTTGAACTTGAAGGCcgagtataaaaatgtaactggTCAAGTTTGGAAACCACCTGCAATTACTTCAGTTACTAGTAGTGATACAACAAACAAGAAAACTGTTAAAGAAGTTGAATTAtccaaacaaataataattgaagatCAATATTTAAAGCAAATAAGAGCCGACAAGGGGACTATCGGGGATCAAGAGGAAATTGTCTCGAACTTGAAAACCAAGTATAAAAATGCAACTGGTCAAGATTGGAAACGATCTGAATTTGTTGCAACTGTTAGTGATACAGTAGATGAGAAatctattaaagaaatatctgaaaatataaaaaagcaagGCGATGTAGTACGAAATTTAAAGAGCTCAAAAGCCGACAAGAGTATCATTGATCAAGAAGTAAAAATTCTCTTGAACTTGAAGGCcgagtataaaaatgtaactggTCAAGTTTGGAAACCACCTGCAATTACTTCAGTTACTAGTAGTGATACAACAAACAAGAAAACTGTTAAAGAGATAgaattattcgaaaaaataagaattcaagaagatcaagtgcaaaatttaaagaaatgcaAAGCCGACAAAAAGGTCATCGCTGCACAAGTGGAAATTCTCTCGAACATGAAAACCAAGTATAAAAATGCAACTGGTCAAGATTGGAAACGACCTGAATTTGTTGCAACTGTTAGTGATACAGTAGatgaaaaatctattaaagaaatatctgaaaatataaaaaagcaagGCGATGTAGTACGAAATTTAAAGAGCTCAAAAGCCGACAAGAGTCTCATCGATAAAGAAGTAAAAATTCTCTTGAAATTGAAACTCGAGTATACAAATGCAACTGGTCAAGAGTGGAAACCTGTCTCAAATTTGGAAGTAgcatcaaaaaataaaaaagaagatgcTCCTAAGTCTGGAAAAATATTgcagaaagaaattgcgaAAAGTGTGACCAGTAAGGATACAGATACAGGAAAAACGGGCACAAGATTAGGATTGGAAgtgaaaaaggaagagaattTCTTCGACTGGTACTCGCAAGTTATTACGAAGAGCGGAATGATCGAATATTACGACGTATCTGGATGTTACATTCTTCGTCCGTGGAGTTTTGCGATTTGGAAGATAATAAAAGACTACATCGACAAGGAGATAACTGTGCTTGGTGTTGAAGAAACTTACTTCCCGATCTTTGTTACTCGTGGCGTATTAGAGAAGGAAAAGACGCACATAGCGGATTTCGCGCCAGAAGTCGCATGGGTGACAAAATGCGGCGAATCGGATTTGGCAGAGCCTATAGCTATACGACCGACTTCGGAAACTGTCATGTATCCAGCTTACGCTAAATGGTTGAGGTCGGACACTGACTTACCCCTCAGACTCAATCAATGGAATAACGTTGTG AGATGGGAATTTAAAGACCCCAAACCTTTCTTACGTACTAGAGAATTTTTATGGCAAGAGGGCCATACTGCATTTGCTACTAAGGCGGAAGCAGAGGAGGAAGTGTTGATTATCTTAGACATGTATGCCAGAGTCTACGAAGATTTATTGGCGGTCCCTGTTATCAAAGGTCGCAAAACTGAAAAGGAGAAATTTGCAGGGGGTGATTACACGACTACCGTCGAGGCGTATATTTCAACCAGTGGTCGCGCGGTACAGGGAGCAACCAGTCACCATTTGGGGCAAAACTTTTCCAAGATGTTTAGTATACAAATGGAAGGTATCGCGGAAGGAGACGAAAAGACATTTGTCTATCAGAATTCGTGGGGTTTAACTACACGGACGATTGGAGTCATGATAATG GTACACGGAGACGATAAAGGCTTAGTCTTACCACCGCAGGTAGCAGCTATACAAGGCATTGTTATTCCTTGCGGTATAACTGCGAGTATGTCTGcgatagagaaagaaacacTTCAAGCCGAATGCGTCAAGTTAGTTGAAGAATTGAGTAGAAACGGTAAATTTAAAGTGAAAGgtgattttagaaataatcgaACGCCTGGATGGAAGTTCAATCACTGGGAACTAAAAGGTGTACCAGTGAGAATCGAATTAGGCCCGAAAGATCTGCAGAAGAATCAAGTAACATTCGTACGAAGGGATACCTTCCAGAAAACAACTGTCAAGAGAGATACTGTAGCTACATCATTAGattgcttattaaaaaatatacaagcgCAGTTGTTATGCAG agcAAGAGAGAATCTGTTCGCGCATGTCAAGCAAGTAGAAAATTGGAACGATTTCGGTACCGAActcaataaaaagaatttattactaTCACCTTTTTGCGGCGAGATGACGTGTGAAGATAACATTAAGGCAGATAGCGCGAG AGAGAATAGCGATGATGAACCTGGAGCGTTATCAATGGGCGCCAAAAGTCTTTGTATACCATTCGAACAACCAAAATTGGAGAAACCACTGGATGAGCTAAAATGTATTCATTATAGTTGCAAAAACAAAGCAAAGTTTTATACACTTTTCGGACGCAGTTactaa